The Humulus lupulus chromosome 7, drHumLupu1.1, whole genome shotgun sequence region ATGGTTTGTTCCCAATGAGTTTCATACATAGAATCGGCCGTATATTCGATCTTGCCCTCAACGATTAATGGAATCACACTACATACGACGCTTGTTTTAGCGCCTAACTTGAGTGAGTAGCTGGTGCCAAAGCTACTAGTGTATGTTTTCTTGTAGCCAAACTTGAGGCTTATAGTGCTCTCTTCCCTCCCGGTGTTTTCGGTCAATGCATAACCTTTCTGGACGACATTGAGGTTGTAGACCTTGCCCTCGTCTTTGTTGAATCTGATGTCGTATGTACTACTGGACATGATGTTCTCCTCCACCACCTCCAGCTTCATTTCATTCATAATGGTAGGCACATTGACATTggcaaaaagatgatttatataGATATCAGGTGAAAGTTTCCTCTGGCAGAATTTGTTCCCCGTGCAGCGAAGCGCCACGAAGTTGTTGGCAAGTTTGACGGGCTAGAAGAGCGTGTTCAAGTCTGTGCCGGTGGTGTCGGAAGAGTTTGCCATAACCCAGCCTACTGAGTCCATCACCCAGAACTGATTGGTGGAAAGGTTTTTTATACGAACATAACCATCACCGAAGGAGGAGATCTCATTTGCTATTGTCTCATTGCAAATGCCATCCTGGTTGTCGAACACCAGAAACTTAAGGGTATTGACTCTGAGGTATTTGTTATCGTTCCCCAGCAGCTTAAAGGCCACGGCGGTTTTGGGAAATATGACAAACGATTCCCAATCCAAGATTTTGAACACATCGCGATCGTCATCCAAAGGGTACGGTGTTGAGCACAAGCCATTGGCCTTTGGGTCTCCTGGCTTGTTCCAAAGACAGGCGTATTTGGTTGTTTTGGGGTGGAAAAATCAAAAGTATTGTTCCTTCTCAGTACAGCTAACTTTGATAGCCTTGAACATGGTGTTAAtgttggattaaaatcctattttatgggcacatatgtataatgtataatgctattataaagtatgatataaaattaagtgaccaattatgttatGAATATCATAGGGTATTAAAGTGTCATGGATTTAATGTGTTGAAACAGGaaagtgaatttttaattttataatgggcaaaattggaaatcactaattataaattagggttgtggtcccctatatatatatatgtgtttttCTATTCTGTCTGCCATTCCATtaacagaaaagaaaagagagactcttctctcatagagatacgtattatataggaagatctaaaccctctatgcaatctccaacaatgacatcaggttagtgcttccgctcttgtgttaatcttcttctttaatttagcaaaggatctatagaattatgatttaggatttcttatatatgcatttataatgACATGATTTTTGGATTATGTGTTGGAGATTATTGTTTGTTCATGGTATTTGAGTGTATTAGAAATTCTAACAAGTGGTACCAGAGCCACCTTTGCTGAATTTATTgaagatttgatgattttgttcataagaaatttgggaattttataaaattagggttttgaTTATAAGATAATATTACCGCTTCTATTATTTCTTGATTGCATTTAAGTGCATATTATTATGTTTCGGTATATGtaatatatgcatatataaattGGTCGAATAATTTTGTGGCTGTTATTTGCTGTTGAAAATTCTGGTTATCTATGTACATAGGCTTCAAGCTTCAGGAATCAAATCAATCTTTTGAGTCCATATCTATTGTACATGGCTGTtatgttttttttccttttactttatTTGATGCATATACGATGATAACTTCATCACTTCAGATTttgttttattatcattattattattttattgaatataataaaatatctcaaagTTGTATATAATAAAGAAGATATAAATTTATACTCAAgcgttggtttttttttttgtatattatatatatgaaatagttactaaatatatgtatatatattcatatacagTTTCATTTAAATAATTTTGTACAGATTTTCAATTTGGTATATATTTAATTGAAAGATAAAAGGTTAATGATTGATAATTTTTTAAGGaacaattaaatttaaattttggtttTGGAAATTTCTTAAGGATGTCTAATATTTTGAATAGATTAATTGAAACAATATGTTGCCAAAGTGACATCTTTTgtgtaaattaatttatttaaaatatcaagatgCTTGTGTGTTTGTAATTTATGCATATATTAACTGACCCAAAGGTAAGTGAATATTTCGTTGAATTTCATTCACCGTATGGTAATAAATGTGTGACAATTATAAGGTATTTTGTGTGAGCAATATGTTAGTCCAAAGATTGACTTATtgtttgacataatttattgtcaaTGTTTGATTGCTACAACAAGAGTATCGCTTACAGTTAATATTATTGTCCAAATACTTAATATTAATGTTGTGCTTGGTATCTTGAGATGGGATTAaccaaattttgaatttattgtttgATTATGCATATTGATGTGagcttgttttgtttgttttgttctatatTCAGCTAGTTCATCTTCTGCTGCCTCAATATCTGCTAATATTAATTCTATTCCTATGCTTAATGGGAACAATTTCAAGGATTGGAAAAGAAACTTACTTATAGTTCTGGGATGTATGGATTTAGACCATGCATTAAGGGATGAACAACCTGCACCTCTCACTAAGGAAAGCACCCGTGATGAGAAAACAGATTTTGAGAGGTGGGATCGTTCAAATCGCATGAGTTTAATGATTATGAAACACATCATTCCAGAAGCCTTTTGGGGCACAGAATCCGAAGGGATTAATAAGGCCAAGAATTTCCTTGAACAAATTGAGGAACGTTTTGCTAAAAACGATAAGGTTGAAATGACAACACTTATAGGTTCTTTGATGaccatgaagtataagggtcaaGGAAATGTAagggagtacattatggaaatgCATCATATTGTCTCAAGACTTAAGACACTTAAGATCGAGCTTTCTGATGATGTGCTTGTGCTTATTGTTTTGTTAACGCTTCCTGCAcagtttaaccaatttaaaattagttataACTGTCAAAAGGAGAAATGGACTCTCAATGAACTCATTTCTCACTGTgtgcaagaggaagaaaggttaaaaaaggacaaaactgaaagtgctcacttggccactgcctctaaggataagggcaagaaaaggaaatctgagaatgaagctgctaagggtccagcccaaaagaaacaacagaaGGATTCAGAAGGTTGTTACTTTTGCACCAAGCCTGGACATGTGAAGAAAGATTGTGCCAAGTATCACGCATGGCGTGCAAAGAAAGGTATGATTCTTACTTTGGTCTGTTCTGAGGTTAATTTAGCTTCAGTACCTAGGAACACTTGGTGGATAAATTCTGGTGCTACTACTCACATAAGTGTTACTATGCAGGGTTGCCTGAGCTTCCGAAAGCCAAGTGATGGTGAAAGACACATCTTCGTGGGTGGTGGAAAATCGGTGGAAGTGGAAGCAATTGGGCATTTTAGGTTGTTGTTAGGAActggtttttatttggatttgaaagacacttttgttgtaccgtcttttagacggaatttaatttctgtttctttgttggaca contains the following coding sequences:
- the LOC133792518 gene encoding uncharacterized protein LOC133792518 gives rise to the protein MLNGNNFKDWKRNLLIVLGCMDLDHALRDEQPAPLTKESTRDEKTDFERWDRSNRMSLMIMKHIIPEAFWGTESEGINKAKNFLEQIEERFAKNDKVEMTTLIGSLMTMKYKGQGNVREYIMEMHHIVSRLKTLKIELSDDVLVLIVLLTLPAQFNQFKISYNCQKEKWTLNELISHSQKKQQKDSEGCYFCTKPGHVKKDCAKYHAWRAKKGLPELPKAK
- the LOC133792517 gene encoding uncharacterized protein LOC133792517, which gives rise to MNEMKLEVVEENIMSSSTYDIRFNKDEGKVYNLNVVQKGYALTENTGREESTISLKFGYKKTYTSSFGTSYSLKLGAKTSVVCSVIPLIVEGKIEYTADSMYETHWEQTMTTETFIEVTYTAKMPANKKVTVTLEATEGMCDVPFSYTRRDILCSGKAVVHNMEDGIYKGVNLFNFNFKSNYEPLPKGHNEKIEE